A region from the Vibrio sp. SS-MA-C1-2 genome encodes:
- the pepA gene encoding leucyl aminopeptidase, whose translation MEFNVKSGSPEKQRSACIVVGVFEPRRLSPIAEQLDKISDGYISSLLRRGDLEGKPGQMLLLHHVPNILSERILLVGCGKERELDERQYKQIIKKTISTLNETGSMEAVCFLTELHVKGRDTYWKVRQAVESTQDSLYTFNQFKSAKPETRRPLRKLVFNVPTRRELNLGERAIAHGLAVASGTRIAKDLSNMPPNVANPAYLASQARRLADDYSTIKTKIVGEQEMEELGMASYLAVGRGSNNESMMSIIEYKNNPDENAKPIVLVGKGLTFDSGGISLKPGAGMDEMKYDMGGASSVFGAMKALAKLNLPINVIGVIAGCENMPGGNAYRPGDILTTMSGKTVEVLNTDAEGRLVLCDVLTYVERFEPDCVVDVATLTGACVVALGHHISGLIANHNPLAHELVNASEQAGDRAWRLPMTEEYQEQLASPFADMANIGGKSAGTITAGCFLSNFAKKYNWAHLDIAGTAWVSGANKGATGRPVPLLVQFMLNKADSSDSQE comes from the coding sequence ATGGAGTTTAATGTAAAAAGTGGCAGCCCGGAAAAACAACGTAGCGCTTGCATTGTAGTTGGCGTATTTGAACCTAGGCGTCTATCTCCGATCGCGGAACAACTAGATAAAATTAGTGATGGCTATATTAGCTCACTTTTGCGCCGTGGTGATTTAGAAGGAAAACCAGGGCAGATGTTGTTACTTCACCATGTTCCTAATATTTTATCAGAGCGTATATTATTAGTTGGCTGTGGTAAAGAACGTGAACTGGATGAACGTCAATACAAACAGATTATTAAGAAAACAATCAGCACCTTAAATGAAACTGGATCGATGGAAGCGGTCTGTTTCTTAACAGAATTACATGTTAAAGGTCGTGATACTTATTGGAAAGTACGCCAAGCGGTTGAGTCAACTCAAGATAGCTTGTACACCTTTAACCAATTTAAGAGTGCAAAACCTGAAACTCGTCGACCTTTACGTAAATTAGTTTTCAATGTACCTACTCGTCGAGAGCTAAACTTAGGTGAGCGAGCTATTGCTCATGGTCTTGCTGTTGCCTCAGGAACCCGTATCGCGAAAGACCTTAGCAATATGCCACCAAATGTTGCTAATCCTGCTTACCTTGCTTCTCAAGCGCGTCGTCTAGCCGATGACTACTCAACAATTAAAACAAAAATTGTTGGTGAGCAAGAGATGGAAGAACTTGGCATGGCCTCTTATCTTGCTGTCGGTCGTGGTTCAAACAATGAATCTATGATGTCTATTATAGAGTATAAGAATAATCCTGACGAAAATGCCAAACCCATCGTTTTAGTCGGTAAAGGATTAACTTTTGACTCCGGCGGTATTTCACTTAAACCAGGCGCAGGCATGGATGAGATGAAATATGATATGGGCGGTGCATCATCGGTCTTTGGTGCAATGAAAGCCCTCGCTAAGCTTAACCTTCCAATAAATGTTATTGGTGTGATTGCGGGCTGTGAAAATATGCCAGGCGGTAATGCTTATCGTCCAGGTGATATTTTAACCACCATGTCAGGTAAAACCGTCGAAGTACTTAATACTGATGCAGAAGGTCGTTTAGTTTTATGTGATGTTTTGACTTACGTTGAACGCTTTGAACCTGACTGCGTTGTTGATGTAGCAACCTTAACGGGTGCTTGTGTTGTTGCTTTAGGTCACCATATTAGTGGACTTATCGCCAACCATAACCCATTAGCACATGAACTGGTTAATGCATCCGAGCAAGCCGGTGATAGAGCTTGGCGTCTTCCAATGACCGAAGAATACCAAGAGCAATTAGCTAGCCCATTTGCTGATATGGCAAATATTGGTGGTAAATCAGCAGGTACAATTACTGCCGGTTGTTTCTTATCAAACTTTGCTAAAAAATATAACTGGGCACACTTAGATATCGCTGGAACTGCATGGGTATCGGGTGCAAATAAAGGTGCAACAGGTCGTCCTGTCCCACTTCTTGTTCAATTTATGCTCAATAAAGCAGATTCTTCGGACTCTCAAGAGTAA